One genomic window of Coffea eugenioides isolate CCC68of chromosome 1, Ceug_1.0, whole genome shotgun sequence includes the following:
- the LOC113757902 gene encoding serine carboxypeptidase-like 2 produces the protein MDKVRGLFSSFCGNLFLLLVLVLVRPNLAVAGSVVKFLPGFEGPLPFELETGYIGVGESEDVQFFYYFVKSESNPQTDPLLIWLTGGPGCSSIRGLACGIGPVKFQPVPYNETLTELVTNPYSWTKVASMIFLDSPAGTGFSYARTAKASQSTDLQASEHNYEFLRKWLHDNPEYISNSFYIGGDSYSGITVPILAQLVSNGNDAGIEPHIHLKGYILGNPAPTTQGDGNHAIPFAHRTALISDELYESLKVTCKGEYVNIDPSNAPCLKNIQAYNKLIDSINPEHVLKPTCPDVSPKPNNLFSGRRSTVETFYKKFEELDVLEFNPVECRAATGEKLIDYWANVMSVQEALHVGKGTIKVWVGCNHSLPYTRDAGSVVPYHANLSTKGYRSLIYSGDYDMISPYLGTEEWIRSLNYPVIDDWRQWIHQGQVAGYTRTYANKMTFATVKGAGHVAPYEKPAECRSMFGRWISYQPL, from the exons ATGGATAAGGTGCGTGGGCTCTTCAGTTCTTTCTGCGGCAACCTTTTCTTGCTGCTTGTTCTTGTTTTAGTACGTCCAAACCTTGCTGTGGCTGGTTCCGTGGTTAAGTTTCTTCCAGGATTTGAAGGCCCTCTACCGTTTGAGCTCGAAACAGG GTACATTGGAGTTGGTGAATCAGAGGATGTGCAATTCTTCTACTACTTTGTCAAGTCAGAGTCAAATCCTCAAACAGATCCCCTTTTGATTTGGTTAACTGGAGGCCCTGGCTGCTCTTCAATTCGTGGGCTCGCTTGTGGGATAG GGCCAGTGAAATTCCAGCCAGTACCGTATAATGAGACATTGACCGAGTTGGTGACAAATCCCTATTCTTGGACCAAG GTTGCAAGCATGATCTTCCTGGATTCGCCGGCGGGAACTGGCTTTTCTTATGCCAGGACTGCTAAAGCTTCTCAGTCTACAGATTTGCAAGCTTCTGAACACAACTATGAATTTCTTAGGAAG TGGCTACATGATAACCCCGAGTACATATCCAATTCATTCTACATTGGAGGAGACTCCTATTCAGGCATTACTGTTCCAATTTTAGCTCAACTCGTCTCAAATG GAAATGATGCTGGGATTGAGCCGCATATTCATCTCAAG GGATACATACTTGGAAACCCAGCACCGACCACTCAAGGCGATGGAAACCATGCAATCCCATTTGCTCATAGGACGGCGCTAATCTCTGATGAACTCTATGAG TCCTTGAAAGTTACCTGTAAAGGAGAATATGTAAATATAGACCCCAGCAATGCGCCCTGCTTGAAGAATATCCAGGCATACAATAAG CTGATTGATAGCATCAACCCTGAGCATGTGCTGAAGCCCACTTGTCCTGATGTTTCACCAAAACCAAATAACTTATTCAGTGGCAGGAGATCAACTGTTGAAACGTTCTATAAGAAGTTTGAGGAGCTTGACGTTTTGGAATTTAATCCAGTTGAATGTCGT GCGGCGACCGGAGAAAAGCTTATAGACTACTGGGCTAATGTCATGAGCGTCCAAGAGGCCCTCCATGTGGGAAAG GGGACTATTAAAGTGTGGGTTGGATGCAACCATAGCCTACCATACACAAGAGATGCAGGGAGCGTTGTACCATATCACGCAAACCTCAGCACTAAAGGTTACAGATCCCTAATATACAG TGGTGACTATGATATGATCTCACCATATTTGGGAACTGAAGAATGGATAAGATCTCTAAATTACCCAGTTATTGATGATTGGAGACAATGGATTCATCAAGGCCAAGTTGCAGG TTATACAAGGACTTATGCAAATAAGATGACATTTGCAACTGTAAAG GGAGCAGGCCATGTTGCTCCATATGAAAAGCCAGCGGAATGTAGATCCATGTTTGGAAGGTGGATATCCTATCAGCCTCTCTAG